A genome region from Nitrospira sp. includes the following:
- a CDS encoding PAS domain S-box protein, whose translation MAASLPAASLRRSYPWLPVLIVGMTIVAFVIGVVMLRSIEVRMVEAMGENLTLASAEISDKLDRLLFERHGDVRMMARTFGERSFDKKYVNEYLQWVKETYAPVYLWLGVTDAHGRMVAATDSSVIGQDYSRSGWFDRVRQTGTVRVDEVEVHESNSKIESVAFTAPIMSVSGQFLGAVTTRIGLPMLEEVLIETVREIQQTDGIAGPFEYQFLTKAGIVFVDSAAAEGERVNLKEAGLPSVQLSRSGKAGYVEETHARRHVPVVTGYAQTNGYSDYTGLQWTILLRMDRDVILLPIRAMMWKLGMAGVVVWIPMVGLLLWATGRLREQHRQAQQESEWARAAEAALLQSQERNRVIVDSALDAVISMDAGGIITDWNAQAINIFGWEREEALGRRVSETVIPARDREAHERGLRHFLDTGQGALLNRRIEMMGSHRDGHEFPVEITISPARLGDAYIFSAFIRDITARKRTERQLASQYAVTRVLAESRTLEEAGPKILQAICESLEWELGIFWRLDRQASALRCLDVWQSPGLNAEEFVVATWQSTFQLGSGLPGRIWEAGQPTWIKDVVYETNFLRGDAAARVGLHGAFGFPVRVGTEVEGVIELFRREIKEPDEQLLKMVADVGLKIGQFGERARAEDALRRTEGQLQQSQKMEAVGRLAGGVAHDFNNMLTVIRGYSELVLSRLAPTDGFRKELEEVKKAADRASGLTGQLLAFSRRQFVAPKVLDLNAVIHNMEGMLRRLLGEDIVELCTVLDPGLGQLKADPGQVEQVIMNLAVNARDAMPNGGRLTVETGNVQFGQRKNRPPMGAEPGSYIMLIVRDTGHGMDEDTQSHVFEPFFTTKEKGKGTGLGLSTVYGIVKQSGGCIEVESNPGRGATFKIYFPRVESVTAEVESASAGGDSVRGRETVLLVEDEPGVRRLVNETLRLHGYTVLEARHGIEALLTGAKHAGPIHLLLTDVVMPQMSGPEVAEKLATVRPEVKVLYMSGYPDHPAFSKGGIDTEHSFLQKPFTPTTLAQKVREVLDGSKVA comes from the coding sequence ATGGCCGCCTCGCTTCCAGCCGCTTCTTTACGCCGGTCCTATCCCTGGCTGCCCGTGTTGATCGTCGGCATGACGATCGTGGCATTCGTCATCGGTGTCGTCATGCTGCGCTCGATCGAAGTGCGAATGGTTGAGGCCATGGGAGAAAACCTCACCCTGGCCTCCGCTGAAATTTCGGACAAACTCGACCGGTTGTTATTCGAACGTCACGGTGACGTTCGAATGATGGCGCGTACGTTTGGCGAACGCTCCTTCGATAAAAAATACGTCAACGAATATCTGCAATGGGTGAAAGAAACCTATGCGCCGGTCTACCTCTGGCTCGGTGTGACGGACGCCCATGGGCGTATGGTTGCAGCCACGGATTCTTCCGTGATCGGCCAGGACTACAGTCGGAGCGGCTGGTTTGATCGGGTGCGGCAAACCGGAACCGTTCGAGTCGATGAAGTCGAAGTGCACGAGTCAAACAGCAAGATTGAGTCGGTGGCGTTTACGGCGCCCATCATGAGTGTCAGTGGGCAGTTTCTCGGTGCGGTGACGACTCGCATCGGATTGCCGATGCTGGAGGAGGTGCTCATCGAAACCGTGCGCGAAATTCAACAAACCGATGGTATTGCCGGTCCCTTCGAGTATCAGTTTCTGACGAAGGCCGGGATCGTGTTTGTGGATTCGGCCGCTGCCGAGGGCGAGCGGGTAAATCTCAAAGAAGCTGGTCTGCCCTCGGTGCAGTTGAGCCGGTCCGGCAAAGCGGGGTACGTCGAGGAAACGCATGCTCGTCGGCATGTGCCCGTGGTGACGGGGTATGCTCAAACCAACGGGTATAGCGACTATACTGGGCTGCAGTGGACGATCTTGCTGCGGATGGATCGCGACGTCATTCTGTTGCCCATTCGAGCCATGATGTGGAAGCTCGGTATGGCCGGTGTCGTCGTCTGGATTCCCATGGTGGGGCTGTTACTGTGGGCAACCGGGCGATTGCGGGAGCAGCATCGGCAGGCGCAGCAGGAAAGTGAATGGGCGCGTGCGGCGGAGGCCGCATTGCTGCAGAGTCAGGAACGGAATCGAGTCATTGTGGATTCCGCGCTGGATGCCGTGATTTCCATGGATGCGGGCGGGATCATTACTGATTGGAATGCCCAGGCGATCAATATTTTCGGATGGGAGCGGGAGGAAGCTCTGGGGCGCCGGGTGTCCGAGACGGTCATTCCTGCTCGGGATCGGGAGGCGCATGAACGCGGTCTGCGCCATTTCCTGGATACCGGACAGGGCGCACTCCTCAATCGACGGATCGAGATGATGGGATCTCACCGCGACGGTCATGAGTTTCCTGTCGAAATCACCATTTCTCCCGCCCGGTTGGGCGATGCCTATATCTTCAGCGCGTTCATTCGGGATATTACGGCCCGGAAACGTACCGAGCGTCAACTCGCGTCGCAGTACGCGGTCACACGCGTCTTGGCGGAATCACGAACGCTGGAAGAAGCGGGACCGAAGATCCTGCAGGCCATCTGCGAAAGTCTCGAATGGGAATTAGGGATCTTCTGGCGGTTGGATCGGCAGGCGAGTGCGTTGCGCTGCCTGGATGTCTGGCAGTCCCCCGGGTTGAATGCCGAAGAATTTGTGGTGGCCACCTGGCAGTCTACCTTCCAGCTCGGCAGCGGACTCCCTGGGCGAATTTGGGAGGCCGGGCAGCCGACCTGGATTAAGGACGTCGTGTATGAGACCAATTTCCTCCGCGGCGATGCCGCAGCGCGTGTGGGACTGCATGGCGCATTCGGATTTCCGGTTCGCGTCGGCACAGAGGTAGAGGGCGTCATCGAGTTGTTCCGGCGAGAGATCAAAGAGCCGGACGAGCAGCTGTTAAAGATGGTGGCGGATGTTGGACTGAAGATCGGCCAGTTCGGCGAGCGCGCGCGGGCGGAGGATGCGCTGCGGCGCACGGAAGGGCAGCTCCAGCAGTCACAAAAGATGGAGGCTGTCGGGCGGTTGGCCGGCGGCGTGGCGCACGACTTCAATAACATGCTGACGGTGATTCGCGGGTATAGCGAACTGGTGTTGAGCCGCCTGGCACCGACGGATGGGTTCCGGAAGGAACTGGAAGAGGTCAAGAAGGCTGCCGATCGTGCCTCCGGTCTCACCGGACAGTTGCTGGCGTTCAGCCGCCGGCAGTTCGTTGCGCCGAAAGTGCTGGATTTGAATGCCGTGATCCATAATATGGAAGGCATGTTGCGCCGATTGCTGGGCGAGGATATCGTCGAGCTCTGTACCGTGTTGGATCCTGGGCTCGGGCAGCTGAAGGCGGATCCCGGTCAGGTGGAGCAGGTCATTATGAACCTGGCTGTGAATGCCCGCGATGCCATGCCGAACGGGGGCCGTCTCACGGTAGAAACCGGCAATGTGCAGTTCGGCCAACGTAAGAACCGCCCGCCGATGGGCGCCGAGCCCGGTTCCTATATCATGTTGATCGTGCGCGATACCGGGCATGGCATGGACGAAGATACGCAGTCGCATGTCTTTGAACCGTTTTTTACGACCAAAGAAAAGGGCAAGGGTACCGGGCTTGGTCTTTCGACGGTCTACGGGATCGTCAAGCAAAGTGGTGGCTGTATCGAGGTCGAGAGTAATCCGGGGCGCGGGGCGACGTTTAAGATTTATTTCCCGCGTGTGGAGTCCGTCACGGCGGAGGTCGAATCCGCCTCGGCCGGGGGAGATTCGGTCAGAGGCCGCGAGACGGTGTTGTTGGTGGAGGATGAGCCGGGTGTGCGGCGGTTGGTCAATGAAACTTTGCGCTTGCACGGGTATACGGTCCTGGAGGCGCGGCATGGCATTGAGGCATTGCTCACCGGCGCCAAACATGCCGGCCCGATCCATTTGCTGCTGACCGATGTGGTGATGCCGCAGATGAGCGGGCCGGAAGTCGCCGAAAAACTCGCGACGGTTCGTCCCGAGGTGAAGGTGCTGTATATGTCCGGGTATCCGGATCACCCGGCCTTTTCCAAGGGCGGCATCGATACCGAACATTCCTTCCTGCAAAAGCCCTTCACGCCTACGACGCTGGCGCA
- a CDS encoding phosphatidylglycerol lysyltransferase domain-containing protein produces the protein MPIPPMNPSRLVGDALLQIVPSSACFRCDVCCRFPERDSFLRPFFTADEISTATAAGLAPELFSSLDGSQIDLVPNPAAEGYVCPAFDTATSRCRIYEVRPLDCRLYPFALMWDAAHEQVVLGWDTKCPYMGEQSSPLVDQAADDMARWIEQDARVETLVRYPRLIGRFQDDVIVLRPLTRLTERMQQGRMRVRTQALTLEDRARMEAALAVSAGYQGTPLAAASFAYHYIWRHRLTYSWANLHDHLCLFAECPDGVFMVLPPLGVGPLAQPLAEAFRFMRERNGSSTVTRVENVSEACVEEIRALGYRVTPKDPDYLYAVSDLADLSGESFKSPRAACNRFVREWGGVLEPYDPRDATACVSLFHEWCEQKHRAGADDWASALLQDAAGAQETALVAAAELGLTGAVVRVAGRIRAYTMGVKLNRSVFSILLEIADRDIVGLGPFIFREFCRQARAKEACWVNTMDDSGLPSLAQSKNWYRPVRLLPNSVVTES, from the coding sequence GTGCCAATTCCCCCGATGAATCCTTCGCGGCTTGTGGGCGATGCGCTCCTGCAGATCGTGCCGAGTTCCGCCTGTTTCCGTTGCGATGTGTGTTGCCGGTTTCCGGAGCGGGACAGTTTCCTGCGCCCCTTCTTTACGGCCGACGAAATCAGCACCGCGACCGCGGCTGGTCTTGCCCCGGAATTGTTCTCAAGCCTGGATGGGAGCCAAATCGATCTGGTGCCGAATCCGGCGGCGGAGGGGTATGTCTGTCCGGCGTTCGACACCGCAACCTCACGCTGTCGCATCTATGAGGTTCGCCCGCTTGATTGCCGACTTTACCCGTTTGCGCTGATGTGGGATGCCGCGCATGAGCAGGTGGTGTTGGGATGGGATACGAAGTGTCCCTATATGGGAGAGCAGTCTTCACCGCTCGTGGATCAGGCTGCCGACGACATGGCCCGCTGGATCGAGCAGGATGCCCGTGTGGAGACGCTTGTGCGGTATCCCAGACTCATCGGGCGGTTTCAGGACGATGTGATTGTGCTGCGGCCGCTCACTCGTTTGACCGAACGGATGCAGCAGGGGCGGATGCGGGTGCGCACGCAGGCCCTCACGCTCGAGGATCGGGCGCGTATGGAAGCCGCACTTGCCGTCAGCGCCGGATACCAGGGAACCCCTCTCGCAGCAGCCTCTTTCGCCTACCATTATATTTGGCGGCATCGCTTGACCTATTCCTGGGCCAATCTACACGACCATCTGTGCCTGTTTGCCGAATGTCCCGATGGGGTGTTCATGGTCCTCCCGCCGTTGGGGGTCGGACCCCTTGCGCAGCCGCTGGCCGAGGCGTTTCGTTTCATGCGGGAACGAAACGGCAGTTCGACGGTGACACGGGTCGAGAATGTGTCGGAAGCCTGTGTCGAGGAGATTCGCGCCCTGGGCTACCGTGTGACGCCCAAAGACCCCGACTATCTCTATGCCGTATCGGATCTGGCCGACCTGTCCGGTGAGTCGTTTAAATCCCCGCGTGCCGCGTGTAATCGGTTTGTGCGGGAATGGGGCGGAGTGCTGGAGCCCTATGACCCGCGGGACGCCACGGCCTGTGTCAGTCTCTTTCACGAATGGTGCGAGCAAAAGCATCGGGCCGGTGCGGATGACTGGGCCAGCGCGCTGTTGCAGGATGCCGCCGGTGCGCAGGAGACGGCGTTGGTTGCCGCGGCGGAACTCGGGTTGACCGGCGCGGTGGTTCGTGTAGCGGGCCGTATTCGGGCCTATACCATGGGAGTGAAGCTTAACCGCTCGGTATTTTCTATATTGCTGGAAATCGCTGATCGGGATATTGTGGGGCTGGGGCCGTTTATATTTCGTGAATTCTGTCGCCAAGCACGCGCCAAAGAGGCATGTTGGGTCAATACGATGGATGATTCCGGTCTGCCGAGTCTGGCTCAGTCCAAGAACTGGTATCGTCCCGTGCGATTGTTACCGAACTCTGTTGTGACGGAGTCCTGA
- a CDS encoding glutathione S-transferase N-terminal domain-containing protein produces the protein MALTLYHVTWCPDCAIVRDRLDELKLSYEDVVVPDIRPMRKQVFEVSGQYYVPVLKDGDTVLTETHDILAHLHTQYDKARP, from the coding sequence ATGGCCCTGACCCTGTATCATGTGACATGGTGTCCGGATTGTGCGATCGTTCGAGATCGTCTGGACGAATTGAAGCTCTCCTACGAAGACGTGGTAGTTCCGGATATTCGTCCGATGCGCAAACAAGTGTTCGAGGTGTCGGGCCAATATTATGTTCCGGTCCTGAAAGACGGCGACACCGTTCTGACGGAAACCCACGACATTCTCGCGCATCTACACACGCAGTACGACAAGGCACGCCCGTGA
- a CDS encoding KamA family radical SAM protein, with translation MEDWRRILAQSVVKPKDLADRLGVDPKEIEDIVGDYPMRITPTVLATIKEKGDAIWKQVVPDRAEMADADAEDDPLEEDLMSPVPHLVHRYPDRVLLMVTNQCPIYCRFCTRKRLVGKPGFLKKGELDRAIAYLREHQEVRDVILSGGDPLLLPDHLLERILKSLRTIPHLELIRIGTRVPGSLPERITPKLCDIIKKYHPFYMNLHFNHPDELTPEVKRACGMLADAGIPLGAQTVLLKGVNDDPEIMKRLMHQLLLARVKPYYLYQADLTKGTNHFRTSVETGLKIIKSLQGHTSGMGVPHFVIDAPGGGGKIPLLPADYLVNLDEDSAVLRNYENRTFHYPQPGSASGRELPMVGAHPSWNTSGNGCDGGGAHL, from the coding sequence GTGGAAGACTGGAGACGTATTCTGGCTCAGAGCGTGGTCAAACCGAAAGATTTGGCCGATCGGCTCGGTGTCGACCCGAAGGAAATTGAGGACATCGTGGGGGACTACCCCATGCGGATTACGCCGACCGTGCTGGCCACCATCAAGGAAAAGGGCGATGCGATCTGGAAACAAGTCGTGCCCGATCGCGCGGAAATGGCCGATGCCGATGCCGAAGACGATCCGCTCGAAGAAGACCTGATGAGTCCCGTACCCCACCTGGTTCACCGGTACCCCGACCGCGTCCTCTTGATGGTCACGAATCAGTGCCCGATTTATTGCCGGTTCTGCACACGCAAACGGCTGGTCGGCAAACCTGGCTTCCTGAAAAAAGGGGAACTGGACCGGGCGATCGCCTATCTGCGCGAACATCAGGAAGTGCGGGATGTGATTTTGTCTGGAGGCGACCCGCTCCTGTTGCCGGATCATCTGCTGGAACGGATCCTCAAATCCCTCCGGACCATTCCGCATTTGGAACTGATCCGGATCGGCACGCGCGTACCGGGTAGCCTGCCGGAACGCATCACCCCGAAGCTTTGCGACATCATCAAGAAATATCACCCGTTTTATATGAACCTGCATTTCAACCACCCGGACGAGCTGACCCCGGAAGTGAAACGCGCCTGCGGGATGCTGGCCGATGCCGGGATTCCCCTCGGCGCACAGACTGTGTTACTGAAGGGAGTCAACGACGACCCCGAGATCATGAAACGTCTGATGCATCAATTGTTGCTGGCACGCGTGAAGCCCTATTACCTGTACCAAGCCGACCTGACGAAGGGAACGAATCATTTCCGGACGTCGGTGGAAACCGGCCTGAAGATCATCAAGTCGCTGCAAGGCCACACCAGCGGCATGGGCGTTCCCCACTTCGTGATCGATGCGCCCGGCGGCGGAGGCAAAATTCCACTGCTGCCGGCAGACTACCTGGTCAACCTGGATGAAGACAGCGCCGTATTGAGAAATTACGAAAACAGGACCTTCCACTACCCTCAGCCAGGATCCGCATCAGGACGTGAACTACCGATGGTCGGTGCCCATCCTTCCTGGAACACGTCAGGGAATGGCTGCGACGGGGGGGGTGCGCACCTGTGA
- a CDS encoding 2'-deoxycytidine 5'-triphosphate deaminase has product MSRAAASRGILPYQHITQLIARGAVTANHPIEDRQIQPASLDLRLGKKAYRLISSFLPELSAISSRLNVLDFYQSDLVMYEMDLTQGAILEKGHVYLVPLLEQLDLPNTLRARANPKSTTGRLDVFTRVVTDLNAGFDEIRAGYRGPLYLEVVPRSFAIKVRTGDSLNQIRFVRGDATVSDTALQKLHGTDPLLFRNASSPKPLPQKEFRTERGLFLRIDLTGSAREDAVIGYRAKKNSHVIDLAKVGHYAALDFWEPLKRHRQDSLLLEPEEFYILASKERIRVPPGYAAEMVAYEAACGELRTHYAGFFDPGFGYGDGKMRGTQVVLEVRPHDVPFLIHDGQTFFKVVYDRMLTVPTQVYGTALGSSYQRQALTLSKHFKA; this is encoded by the coding sequence GTGAGCCGGGCCGCTGCTTCAAGGGGGATTCTGCCGTACCAGCACATCACCCAACTCATCGCTCGTGGAGCCGTCACCGCTAACCATCCGATCGAGGACCGGCAGATCCAGCCGGCCAGCCTGGACTTGCGGCTGGGAAAGAAAGCCTACCGGCTGATCAGCAGCTTCCTGCCGGAGTTGTCGGCTATCAGCAGCCGCCTCAATGTGCTCGATTTTTATCAGTCCGATCTCGTGATGTACGAGATGGACCTCACGCAGGGCGCGATTCTCGAAAAAGGTCACGTATACCTGGTCCCGCTTCTGGAACAACTCGACCTGCCGAACACACTCCGTGCACGCGCCAATCCCAAAAGCACCACCGGACGTCTGGATGTCTTCACCCGCGTTGTGACCGATCTGAATGCCGGCTTTGATGAAATCCGGGCCGGCTATCGTGGCCCACTCTATCTGGAAGTGGTACCGCGCTCCTTTGCCATCAAAGTGCGTACCGGTGACTCCCTGAATCAGATTCGTTTCGTGCGCGGTGATGCCACGGTATCCGATACCGCCCTGCAGAAACTACACGGGACCGATCCACTGCTGTTTCGTAATGCCTCCTCCCCCAAGCCGCTCCCGCAGAAGGAATTCCGCACGGAACGCGGCCTCTTTTTGCGCATCGACCTCACCGGAAGCGCGCGGGAAGATGCAGTCATCGGCTACCGGGCCAAAAAGAACAGCCATGTCATCGATCTGGCCAAAGTCGGACATTATGCGGCCCTGGACTTCTGGGAACCCTTGAAACGGCACCGGCAGGACAGTCTGCTCCTAGAACCGGAGGAGTTTTATATCCTGGCATCTAAGGAGCGTATTCGGGTGCCGCCGGGCTATGCGGCTGAGATGGTGGCTTATGAAGCGGCCTGCGGTGAGCTGCGCACGCACTATGCCGGCTTCTTCGACCCCGGCTTCGGATATGGAGACGGCAAGATGCGAGGCACCCAGGTCGTCCTGGAGGTCCGCCCGCACGATGTGCCCTTCCTCATTCATGACGGGCAAACCTTCTTTAAAGTAGTGTATGATCGAATGCTCACGGTGCCAACCCAGGTATACGGAACGGCACTCGGCTCGTCATACCAACGGCAAGCCCTCACCCTTAGCAAACATTTTAAGGCCTGA
- a CDS encoding TIGR04283 family arsenosugar biosynthesis glycosyltransferase: protein MTAPQRRAPGRASSAPMTIAVIIPVLNEARWIDQTLAHTATLGFDEVIIVDGGSADETCAIVDSYVDGSSTAAPMRLLTASRGRARQLNTGAAGTQCEVLLFLHADTRLPANARQAISSALADTTCVGGRFDVRFDSPRWIARLVGHMMNLRSRWSGIATGDQALFVQRNIFEQVGRFAEIPLMEDVEFSRRLKRAGRLVPLPDQVVTAFRRWEQNGPLRTILLMWTLRFLYWIGISPYRLQHFYSIVR, encoded by the coding sequence GTGACCGCCCCTCAACGACGTGCGCCCGGGCGCGCGTCGTCAGCTCCGATGACCATTGCCGTCATCATTCCGGTCCTCAACGAAGCTCGCTGGATCGACCAGACGCTCGCCCACACGGCCACGCTGGGATTCGACGAAGTGATCATTGTCGATGGCGGCAGTGCCGACGAGACCTGTGCGATCGTCGATTCGTACGTCGACGGTTCGTCGACCGCTGCTCCCATGCGACTCCTCACAGCGTCCCGGGGCCGTGCACGGCAGCTCAACACCGGGGCCGCCGGGACCCAGTGCGAGGTCCTACTCTTTCTCCACGCCGATACCCGGCTCCCAGCGAACGCCCGTCAGGCCATCTCGAGCGCCCTGGCCGACACGACCTGCGTCGGCGGACGCTTCGACGTCCGCTTTGATTCCCCTCGCTGGATCGCCCGGCTCGTTGGACACATGATGAATCTGCGTTCGCGCTGGAGCGGCATTGCCACCGGCGACCAGGCGCTCTTCGTCCAACGAAACATCTTCGAGCAAGTTGGTCGGTTTGCAGAGATCCCGCTAATGGAAGACGTCGAGTTCTCACGCCGCCTCAAACGAGCTGGACGGCTCGTCCCACTACCGGATCAGGTCGTCACGGCGTTCCGTCGCTGGGAGCAGAACGGCCCCCTCCGCACAATTCTGTTGATGTGGACCCTCCGCTTCCTGTACTGGATCGGAATCAGCCCGTATCGGTTGCAACATTTTTACAGCATTGTGAGATGA
- a CDS encoding TIGR04282 family arsenosugar biosynthesis glycosyltransferase — protein MSAPPPDRKQPASTALVIFAKAPIPGEVKTRLSPGLTEDEAATLHGSFVLDTLERTKAAAHKFKLPVDRFLACAPSSSHVFFKIMEARHGVTLLDQQGGDLGARMAQAFAALFARGYRYIVVVGTDVPSLPLTHYRDAVQSLTRHDLILGPATDGGYYLIGMTAPHPDLFKDIPWSTNQVLALTQEKATAAGLKSALLPVWSDVDTLDDLQALIDECAADKKRPKQERVFSMRTAGSLELLAKRLRTRHP, from the coding sequence ATGAGCGCTCCCCCGCCCGACCGCAAACAACCCGCATCAACCGCCCTGGTGATTTTTGCCAAAGCCCCCATCCCGGGAGAGGTCAAAACACGCCTGAGTCCTGGCCTGACAGAAGACGAAGCCGCCACACTACACGGCAGTTTCGTGCTCGATACGTTGGAACGCACCAAGGCAGCGGCACATAAGTTCAAACTGCCGGTCGATCGTTTTCTGGCCTGTGCGCCCTCAAGCTCCCATGTCTTTTTCAAGATCATGGAAGCACGCCACGGGGTCACGCTTCTTGATCAACAGGGCGGCGACCTCGGCGCCAGAATGGCGCAGGCATTCGCCGCGCTGTTTGCTCGTGGATATCGGTATATTGTCGTGGTAGGTACCGACGTACCGTCTCTGCCACTCACCCATTATCGTGATGCCGTGCAGTCGCTCACCCGGCATGATCTGATCCTCGGCCCGGCAACAGACGGCGGATATTACCTCATCGGCATGACGGCGCCTCACCCAGATCTATTTAAAGACATTCCCTGGTCGACGAACCAGGTCCTGGCGCTCACCCAAGAGAAAGCCACGGCGGCGGGATTGAAAAGCGCCCTGCTCCCCGTCTGGAGCGACGTGGACACCCTCGACGATCTCCAGGCCTTGATCGACGAATGCGCAGCGGACAAGAAACGTCCTAAGCAAGAGCGGGTGTTTTCCATGCGAACGGCCGGTTCGCTGGAGTTGCTCGCGAAACGCCTTCGAACTCGTCACCCTTAA
- a CDS encoding SDR family oxidoreductase codes for MSTHVALITGGAKGIGRAIALDLAAQQWSVAICYRTSNTAAEETSAAIRARGGQALAVQCDVSDPNAAKGLIAQVEAQWGHIDALINGAGPYHRVNLFDETPEGWRDMFDGNLHPIFYLGQAVAPGMKARKQGRIINFSMANADQMVAQPEVTGHYIAKAGVLILTRTLAKLLAPYGITVNAISPGFIDSGSAPPEELAGVVKRIPAGYVGSVGDAVAAVRYLLSEEARYVNGANLHLSGGWGI; via the coding sequence ATGTCGACTCACGTCGCTCTCATCACCGGCGGCGCCAAGGGAATCGGGCGCGCCATCGCGCTGGACCTCGCCGCCCAACAGTGGTCCGTGGCTATCTGCTACCGCACCAGCAACACTGCCGCGGAGGAAACGAGCGCGGCCATCCGGGCGCGCGGCGGGCAAGCCTTGGCGGTGCAATGCGACGTATCAGATCCGAACGCTGCCAAGGGTTTGATCGCGCAGGTCGAAGCGCAGTGGGGTCACATCGACGCGCTGATCAATGGCGCAGGCCCCTATCATCGCGTGAATCTCTTCGACGAGACGCCCGAGGGCTGGCGTGACATGTTCGATGGAAACCTCCACCCGATTTTCTATCTTGGGCAGGCGGTCGCGCCAGGAATGAAGGCACGGAAGCAGGGACGCATCATCAACTTCAGCATGGCCAATGCGGACCAGATGGTGGCCCAACCGGAGGTCACGGGGCATTATATCGCTAAAGCCGGGGTGTTGATTCTCACCAGGACACTGGCGAAATTGCTCGCGCCTTACGGCATTACCGTCAACGCCATCTCCCCGGGATTCATCGACTCAGGCAGTGCGCCCCCTGAAGAGCTGGCTGGTGTGGTGAAACGAATTCCCGCCGGGTATGTCGGGAGCGTGGGGGATGCGGTCGCAGCGGTGCGGTACTTACTCAGCGAAGAAGCGCGCTACGTCAACGGTGCGAACCTGCACCTCAGCGGCGGATGGGGCATCTGA
- a CDS encoding UbiA family prenyltransferase, with amino-acid sequence MGQHVQQKSPLCVDLDGTLIKTDLLWESLLALLKQSPFSIFQLPFWLLKGKAAFKHEIARRVTLDASTLPYDQALVEFLANERRSGRELVLATASHESFARAVAAHLELFGERVFGSGASTNLKGARKVALLVERYGVRRFAYAGNSTADLPVWAEADEAIVVNASAGLVRRAQALTPVSRVFSKSVNWPKQVAKALRVHQWAKNVLVFIPVVASHQITNRTLLLQATIAFLSFSLSASAVYIINDCLDLASDRRHPRKKDRPFASGNLSIPFGLLLAAGCLVGGIGLAFALPSSFLLVLAGYLVLTTGYSFYLKQFVLLDVIVLAQLYTVRVYGGGAATGVAPSHWLLTFSLFLFLSLALVKRFTELRLTSQSAGKELHGRGYWVTDLEHVSSIGTASGLIAVLVLALYISSKEVLLLYTHAEVLWLVCPVMLYWISRIWMLAYRNCMDDDPVVFAVKDSKSYLMAAIIGAILFFAK; translated from the coding sequence ATGGGTCAGCATGTCCAACAAAAAAGCCCCTTGTGTGTCGATCTTGATGGCACGCTCATCAAGACCGATCTGCTGTGGGAATCGCTGCTGGCGCTGCTGAAGCAGAGTCCGTTCTCGATCTTTCAGCTGCCCTTTTGGTTGTTGAAAGGCAAAGCCGCTTTCAAGCATGAGATTGCCCGCCGGGTGACGCTTGATGCCAGCACATTGCCCTACGATCAGGCGCTGGTGGAGTTCCTTGCCAACGAACGCCGGTCCGGTCGAGAGCTGGTGTTGGCGACTGCCAGTCATGAGAGTTTTGCCCGTGCCGTGGCGGCTCATCTCGAGTTATTCGGTGAGAGGGTGTTCGGTAGTGGTGCTTCGACCAACCTCAAAGGTGCCCGCAAGGTCGCTCTCCTGGTCGAACGGTATGGCGTCCGCCGCTTTGCCTATGCCGGAAACTCGACTGCCGATTTGCCGGTGTGGGCCGAGGCCGACGAGGCGATCGTGGTGAATGCCTCTGCCGGATTGGTACGCCGTGCGCAAGCACTGACTCCGGTCAGTCGAGTGTTCAGCAAGTCGGTGAATTGGCCGAAGCAGGTGGCCAAGGCTTTACGCGTGCATCAGTGGGCGAAGAATGTGCTGGTGTTCATACCGGTCGTCGCTTCGCATCAAATCACCAATAGAACCCTGTTGCTGCAGGCGACCATCGCCTTCCTGTCGTTCAGTCTCTCCGCATCAGCCGTCTATATCATCAATGATTGTCTCGACCTGGCTTCTGATCGCCGTCACCCTAGGAAGAAAGATCGCCCGTTCGCGTCCGGCAATCTCTCGATTCCGTTCGGGCTCCTATTGGCTGCTGGGTGTCTGGTCGGAGGGATTGGCCTGGCGTTCGCACTGCCCTCGTCATTTTTGCTCGTACTGGCGGGCTATTTAGTTCTGACAACCGGCTATTCGTTCTACCTCAAGCAGTTCGTGCTGCTGGATGTGATTGTATTGGCCCAACTCTACACCGTGCGGGTGTATGGCGGCGGGGCCGCGACGGGAGTCGCTCCCTCCCATTGGTTGCTGACGTTTTCGTTGTTTCTCTTCCTAAGCCTTGCCCTGGTCAAACGGTTTACAGAATTGCGGCTCACGAGTCAGAGTGCGGGCAAGGAGCTGCACGGCCGAGGGTATTGGGTGACGGATTTGGAGCACGTGTCGAGTATCGGGACGGCGAGTGGATTAATTGCGGTATTGGTGCTGGCGCTCTACATTAGCAGCAAAGAGGTGCTGTTGCTGTATACGCATGCGGAAGTCCTCTGGCTGGTCTGTCCGGTCATGCTGTACTGGATTAGTCGAATCTGGATGTTGGCCTATCGAAATTGCATGGACGACGACCCGGTCGTGTTTGCGGTCAAGGATTCAAAAAGTTACCTCATGGCGGCGATCATCGGCGCGATTCTTTTCTTCGCCAAGTAG